Proteins encoded by one window of Elaeis guineensis isolate ETL-2024a chromosome 12, EG11, whole genome shotgun sequence:
- the LOC105055535 gene encoding uncharacterized protein — protein MKNSKWALQLCFSFTCLVMFPSHSLAQGGGENGFPPCSPADRAALLSFKARISMDTTGILSSWTGLDCCGAWEGIECHPTTGRIISLQLERPQGEAGKALFMRGTLSPSLGSLQFLEVMVISGMKQIRGIIPENLSGLAHLTQLYLEGNMLQGLIPSNLGRLTSLKALSLSGNQLQGQLPPSLGSIGGLLQINVGRNLLIGPVPPTYKNLHALQSLDLSYNSFSGGIPSFLGQLQNVTLLDLSHNQFSGGIPVSLCSLPNALDISLSYNKLTGEIPSQIDRLRSLNTLSLSNNLLTGSVPESVAKLEKLWYLNLSRNGFSGSLPSGLANGLPSLLSIDLSYNSLKLGAIPHWVKNRGLRDLHLAGCNIRGDLATFTLPDSLNSIDLSENYLTGGIDKFFTNMTSLQEIKLSSNMLRSNISSIVLPDGLTMLDLHSNQFYGSVSGLLKNGSNFLQVLDLSHNKITGGLPEFSEGMELKSLELSMNGITGQIPSSISKLTSLERLDLSRNQIKGIIPASMGQMVRLELLDLSSNGLTGRIPMSFTTLVNIKHASFRANRLCGQIPQARPFNIFPVVAYAHNLCLCGKPLPPCKKLS, from the coding sequence ATGAAGAATTCCAAATGGGCCTTGCAGCTTTGCTTCAGCTTTACATGTCTTGTTATGTTCCCATCTCATTCCTTGGCTCAAGGAGGTGGTGAAAATGGCTTTCCCCCTTGCTCACCAGCAGACAGGGCAGCCCTCCTCAGCTTCAAAGCCAGGATCTCAATGGACACCACAGGCATCCTGTCCTCCTGGACTGGCCTTGACTGCTGTGGAGCTTGGGAGGGAATAGAATGCCATCCCACAACAGGGAGGATCATTAGCTTGCAACTTGAAAGGCCTCAAGGTGAAGCTGGTAAAGCCCTTTTCATGAGGGGCACTCTCTCCCCATCTTTGGGTAGCCTCCAGTTCTTGGAAGTGATGGTGATCAGTGGAATGAAGCAAATTAGAGGTATCATTCCTGAGAACTTGTCAGGGTTGGCCCACCTCACCCAGCTTTACCTTGAGGGCAACATGCTTCAAGGCCTTATACCTTCAAACTTGGGGAGGTTAACCTCCCTGAAGGCCCTCTCACTGAGTGGGAACCAATTGCAAGGCCAGTTGCCTCCAAGCCTGGGGTCTATTGGTGGTCTGCTTCAAATTAATGTTGGGAGGAATCTTCTAATAGGTCCAGTACCACCCACTTATAAAAATCTTCATGCTTTGCAATCTCTAGATCTCAGCTACAACTCTTTCTCTGGGGGAATTCCTAGTTTTCTAGGCCAGCTTCAGAACGTGACCCTTTTGGACCTTTCCCACAACCAGTTCTCGGGAGGGATACCCGTGTCTCTATGTAGTTTGCCTAACGCCTTGGACATCTCATTGAGCTACAACAAGCTCACAGGTGAAATCCCAAGCCAGATTGATAGGCTAAGGTCCCTCAATACCCTGTCTCTAAGTAATAATCTTCTTACTGGCTCCGTTCCAGAGTCAGTTGCAAAGTTAGAAAAGCTATGGTACCTTAATCTTTCAAGAAACGGCTTCTCAGGTTCCCTACCAAGTGGACTAGCAAATGGGTTACCTTCTCTTCTATCCATAGACCTGTCCTACAATAGCTTGAAATTGGGAGCCATCCCACATTGGGTAAAGAACAGAGGGCTCAGAGATCTCCACCTAGCAGGCTGCAATATAAGGGGAGACCTTGCAACTTTTACACTGCCGGACTCCCTAAACTCCATAGACCTCTCTGAGAATTATCTCACAGGGGGGATTGACAAGTTCTTCACCAACATGACAAGTTTGCAGGAAATAAAACTCTCCAGCAACATGCTTAGATCCAACATCTCAAGCATTGTGCTGCCAGATGGTCTCACCATGCTTGACCTCCATTCCAATCAGTTCTATGGGTCAGTTTCAGGTCTCCTAAAAAATGGCAGTAACTTTTTACAAGTATTGGATCTCTCACACAACAAGATCACAGGTGGGCTCCCTGAGTTCAGTGAAGGGATGGAATTGAAATCACTTGAACTGTCAATGAATGGGATCACAGGCCAAATACCAAGCTCCATTTCGAAGCTGACTAGCCTAGAGAGGCTGGATCTTTCTAGGAATCAAATCAAAGGGATAATACCTGCAAGCATGGGCCAAATGGTGAGGCTGGAATTGCTGGACCTGTCAAGCAATGGTCTTACAGGGAGAATACCAATGAGTTTCACTACACTTGTGAACATCAAGCATGCAAGCTTCAGGGCTAATAGATTATGTGGGCAGATACCCCAAGCAAGGCCCTTCAACATCTTTCCTGTTGTTGCTTATGCACATAATCTATGCCTCTGCGGCAAACCTCTGCCACCTTGCAAGAAGCTTTCATAG
- the LOC105055457 gene encoding protein ASPARTIC PROTEASE IN GUARD CELL 2 translates to MQRRKMAPPLTPSLTLLLFQLLSTLPFTTLALHFHHVNLHDLITGHRPPDATPQSHHHNPHKLSLDLLHRDSLPGRNHSTLHHRLIRDSHRVSFLLRRLGGYHLEDFGSDVVSGLDEGSGEYFVRIGLGSPPKEQFMVIDSGSDIVWVQCQPCTQCYAQSDPVFDPADSASFAGISCNSPICDIAGAGAGSASCGGSGRCLYEVSYGDGSYTKGTLALETLTFGATAVRNVAIGCGHRNRGLFTGAAGLLGLGWGPMSFVGQLGGQVGGAFSYCLVSRGSASTGSLVFGRSSAVPVGAVWVPLLRNPRAPSFYYVGLSGLGVGGVRLPLGEELFQLNEDGDGGVVMDTGTAVTRLPGEAYGALRDAFAEGAVGLPRGAGVSIFDTCYDLGGYESVRVPTVSFYFSGGTILTLPAQNLLIPVDESGTFCFAFAPSSSGMSILGNIQQEGIQITLDSANGFVGFGPTTC, encoded by the coding sequence ATGCAACGAAGGAAAATGGCACCACCTCTAACACCTTCTCTCACTCTACTGCTCTTCCAACTCCTCTCCACCCTTCCCTTCACCACTCTCGCCCTCCACTTCCACCACGTCAACCTGCACGACCTCATCACCGGCCACCGCCCTCCCGACGCCACCCCGCAATCCCACCACCACAACCCCCACAAGCTCTCCCTCGACCTCCTCCACCGCGACTCCCTCCCCGGACGCAACCACTCCACCCTCCACCACCGCCTCATCCGGGACTCCCATCGCGTCTCCTTCCTTCTCCGCCGCCTTGGCGGCTACCACCTTGAGGACTTCGGCTCCGACGTCGTCTCCGGCCTCGACGAAGGCAGCGGCGAATACTTCGTCCGCATCGGCCTAGGCAGCCCGCCTAAAGAACAGTTCATGGTGATAGACTCCGGCAGCGACATCGTGTGGGTCCAGTGCCAGCCATGCACCCAATGCTACGCCCAGTCCGACCCCGTCTTCGACCCCGCTGACTCCGCCTCCTTCGCCGGCATCTCCTGCAACTCCCCCATCTGCGACATCGCGGGCGCCGGCGCCGGCTCAGCCTCCTGCGGCGGCTCCGGCCGCTGCCTCTACGAAGTCTCCTACGGCGACGGCTCGTACACCAAGGGGACGTTAGCTCTGGAGACGTTAACTTTCGGGGCGACCGCGGTCCGTAACGTCGCCATCGGGTGCGGTCACCGAAATCGAGGTCTGTTCACCGGGGCGGCCGGTCTGCTGGGTCTGGGCTGGGGGCCCATGTCCTTCGTGGGCCAGCTCGGTGGGCAGGTCGGGGGGGCCTTCAGCTACTGCCTCGTGAGCCGGGGGTCCGCTTCGACCGGTTCGCTAGTCTTCGGCCGGAGCTCGGCCGTCCCGGTCGGCGCGGTCTGGGTACCGCTCCTCCGCAACCCCCGCGCCCCAAGTTTCTACTACGTCGGCCTCTCCGGTCTCGGGGTCGGCGGCGTGAGGTTACCGCTGGGGGAAGAGCTCTTCCAGTTAAACGAGGATGGGGACGGGGGAGTGGTGATGGACACCGGCACGGCGGTGACGAGACTGCCGGGGGAGGCGTACGGGGCGCTGCGGGACGCGTTCGCGGAGGGCGCGGTGGGGTTACCGCGGGGGGCGGGAGTGTCGATATTCGACACGTGCTACGATCTTGGCGGGTACGAAAGCGTGCGGGTGCCGACCGTGTCGTTCTATTTTTCGGGCGGCACGATACTGACGTTACCGGCACAGAACCTGCTAATACCGGTGGACGAATCGGGGACGTTTTGTTTTGCGTTTGCTCCATCCTCGTCGGGGATGTCGATATTGGGGAATATTCAGCAGGAAGGGATTCAGATTACGTTGGATTCTGCCAATGGTTTTGTGGGGTTTGGGCCTACTACTTGTTAG